In the genome of Pseudanabaena mucicola str. Chao 1806, the window TTATCTGCATGATGGATCAATATGCAACAAGATTTTGTTAATAGCCTGTCTCAAAGAGACAGGCTTTATGCAGCAATTGCCAATTTATCGACCTAGAAGATATTTTCTAAATGTGTTACTAAGCTTCACATTTAAAAGTTTCTTAGTTTGGGTTTGAGTGCAAAGTACTGCAACAAGCTAAAAATCTAATTCGCGTCTGCCCTCGATCGCTTTGGCGAGTGTTACCTCATCTGCATATTCTAAATCACCGCCCATAGGAATTCCAAAGGCAATTCGCGTAACTTTTGTAAAGGGCTTTAATAAGCCACCGACATATAGAGTAGTTGTTTCTCCTTCGACACTGGGTGCGATCGCCATAATTACCTCAGAGACTTTATTGCCACTAACGCGACGGACTAGGCTTTGAATATTAAGTTGATCGGGACTAATCCCATCCATTGGTGAAATTAGACCACCCAGCACATGATATTTGCCGCGATATTCACGAGTCTTTTCGAGAGCAATCAGGTCACGGGAATCAGCAACTACGCAAATAACTGAGTTATCGCGACTAGGATGGGCGCAAATCTCGCAAATTGGCTCCGCCGACAAATGTCCACAGACAGAGCAACTACCTACTTGTTGTTTAGCTTGCAGTAAGGCTTGGGCAAGGGCTTCGATCTCTTCAGTGGGACGCTTGATGATGTGAAGGGATAAGCGTTGAGCAGTTTTTGCCCCCACTCCAGGGAGACGCTGCAATTGTTCGATGAGATTGGCAAGAGGTCGAGTATACAAAACAGCGAAGACGTGAAGTAACATTACTGATTTTAACGTTACTGCGCTTTACGTTAACTTGAAACCTAGAGATATTTTTAAAAACGTGGCTAAGCCGCGCTTTTAAAGTGAACTGCTCCACCATGAGTGGCGGATCAGTTCATTGGTTGGTTTTAACAAAACGACTTTGTAAATCGTATGCTTCGCGCTCCATGAGATTATTTTCGTACTTTTGCTCAGCGCGTTTATATTCCACAAAATATTGATAGCCAAATTGATCTAAGCCTCCATTCTGAGCGCATTGCCGCACATGCACCATTTCATGGGCAAGGATTGCTAATTGTTTGAGATCTTCGGATTGATAGGGAGCACGTAAATAAATACGATCGCAATAGGTTTGGGCGATCGTCTCCACTTTGCCAAAATGAACCGCCACATTGCCTAAAATCCAACGATCCATCATTTGCGCGTCGTAAATTACTGTGACCCGATCCAGATAATCAATGAAATATCTACGTAAATAACGTTTCTGGACATTATCGAGAGGTTTGCCTTCACCATTTTTAGTTCGCATGGTTCGTGCAGCGGCTTGATAGGCGATCGAGCCAGCCTGTCCCCAAGCCTCCTCAGCTAAGGACGATTTTGCCTCTGAATTACCAAAAGAACTCATATCTGAAAGTCCTATCAGCGCGACAACTGATAGTGTTAACAAAATTAAAAAGCCAATTCTCCGCAGACTATTCATATATTTCTAGATAACTAGATAAACAAATAGAGGCGATGCACAGCGAAACCTCTACCTATGATGAATTTTATGAATTTGGATTTAATTCGTTAGAAACAATCACTACAGTAATGTTGTCACGTCCACCATGTTTCTTTGCTGAATCAATCAGAGCTTCAGCAGCTTGCTGACAATTAAGAATACTTTTGAGGTGATGGGTAATGCGAGCATCAGTCACTTCCTCGGTCAAGCCATCGCTACAAATCAAAAAACGATCGCCTGGTTGCCACTCAATTTCACGGGCAGTAATTGACTTGAGATCTTCACGCCCTAAACATTGCAAAAGCATGTGTCGCCAAGGATGGATTTTGGCATCATGAGCATTCACGATCCCTGTTTGAATAGCACGGGCAATCCATGTATGGTCATCGCTAATTTGTTCTAGTTTTGTACCACGCAAGCGATACAACCGCGAGTCACCAATATGACAAAACCAAGGTCGTTCATCCCGAAAGAGGAGTAAAACAACTGTTGTGCCCATATCTGATCGCACAGGATTAGCCTTTTGATCATTAATAATTGCTTGATTAGCCTTGTCGATCGCATCTTGCATTAACTTCTGGGGATCGATCTCCGCATCCCAGAAAAATTCCAGACAAGCGCGAATGGAATCTACAGCAATCTTACTTGCTATTTCCCCGCCTGCGTGACCTCCCATACCATCGGCAACTACAAAAAATCGCCCATCAGGATCGATATAGTAAGAATCTTGGTTGGCTGATCTCACACAGCCTGTATCGGTTGCTCCCGCAAATAGACACTTCATGTTATGTGGTTCGACTCGACGTATTTAATTGATCAGTTCTTCTACAGCAGTCTTTAGTTTAACCTTCACAGGCAAAAACTACAGTAATATTCATAAACTATCTTCAAAATCAAATTTAATATTTGCAATGATTAAATCATTCCAAATATTAAATTAAATTTGATTAAATTTGATTTAAAGGTAAATCATCGTTCAGGGCGATCAATTCGCGATAACAACCTTAGTAAAACTAATACAAAAACTATGGCAAATAGGGTTGCCATGATCGCGGGAATATGCCAGCCATTGACTAATAAAAGAGTGGCACATAATAGGCAAGTTGCTCCTAAAAGAGCATAGATTGCGCCAATACCAACATTACTAAGGCGGCGCAATAGGCGATCAGTTTCTTGAGATTTAATTCTGACGCGAATATCACCGCGATCGAGCTTGGCAAGAGTGTCATCAATGCGCCGAGGTAAAGCGATCGCCGTATTACTTACTTGGGCAGCCTGTCTGCCTAACTCACCAAAAAAAGCGGTGGATAAATTACCTGATTCCTTAGCACTACCATTTTCCATAAGATTTGTTGCGTAGGGTTTTGCGACTTCCATAAAGTTAAAATTAGGATCGAGTCCTTTACCTAAACCTTCAAGAGTTGAGAGAGCCCTCATTACAAAGGTAAAGGTTGCAGGGAAACGAAATGGCTGATCATAGGCAATATCGTACAAATCATCACTAATTGCGGCTACGGATTGCTTATCCTTAGGTTGCCCCATAAAGTTATCGAGCATATACTGCACTGATCGCCGAATTGGTCCAATATCACCCTTGACTTCTAATGCTCCTAGATCAATTAGCGAATTCACTACTGCCTCCGCATCTTTTTGGGCTATCCCGAAGAATGTGCGGAGCAACTTGTCACGGGTAATCGTTTGAATCTGCCCCATCATCCCAAAATCATAAAATATCAACTCGCCTTTACCTGTGACTGCTAAATTCCCTGGATGGGGATCAGCGTGGAAAAATCCATGATTGAGTAATTGTTCAAGATAGGATTCTGCCCCAATTCGAGCGATAATTTTGCGATCAATCCCTGCTGCTTCAAGAGCGTCGTAGTTACTTACCTTGATCCCCGGCATATATTCTAAAGTTAGTACTTTCCGAGAGGCGTAGCGCCAATAAACTCGCGGAACGATAATGCGGCGATCGCCTCTAAAATTACGGCGAAAGGTATCAGCATTACGACCTTCATTAAGATAATCAGCTTCCTCGTAAAGAATTTTGTGACATTCTTCATAGATGCCAACCCAGTCGCGCCCCCGACCATATTTCGGATGATTTTGGAAATATTCCGCAATTTTCTTGAGAATTCCTAAATCGATCGCAAATAATTTTAATAATCCTGGACGCTGCACCTTCACAACTATTTCTTCACCAGAATGCAATTGTGCCTTATGTACTTGACCTAAGCTTGCGGCGGCGAGGGGAATGGGATCAAAATAAGCAAATATCTTTTCAACAGGCTTACCTAAGTCTGACTCAATAATTTGCTTAGCTTTTTCTGCAGTAAAAGCCGGAACCTTATCTTGTAACTTGGATAGCTCCTCGACAGACTCCGCAGGCAAAATATCAGCACGGGTAGACAGCAATTGCCCAACTTTAATAAACGTCGGTCCAAGTTGCAGCATGGACTCTCGTAGCCAAATTGCCCGTTGACGAGTGCGTTTTTTTACTTTGACTTCAGTCTTGCCACCGATATAGCTCCATTTTTTACCATCGAGCCATATCATCCAAGAAAAGGTAAGTACATTGCGCCAGATGTCAATAGTGCGGGCTAGTTCAGAGTAGTTGTCACGACTCCAGCGATAATTGGGTTCAGAAGATAAAGCTGACACGGCTCACTAACGATGGAATGGTTGCAAAACTTGTAACAAACCTTTACATCTTAACGCGAATATTTACACATTTTAATATTAGCTAACAAGTGTATATCTATCGAGATATCTTGTGCCTTTTGGCTAATCCATCTTGATGAATAGTGACTTATATGTAGCGTTTATGTAGCGTTGCATTTAGCGCAAAGATTTAGGACTGCTATATTGAGAAAAAAGTGATGATCCCATCAAGGAATACTGTTGCATAAAAGATTTCAAGGTTATTGAGAATGAATTCAATAAAATATTAATCCAGAGACTATTGTCTCCATTCTCAATAAAGATTTAAAGCTAGCTATGTAGTAGATTCTCAAAACTTTTGTTTTATATAGGACTTACGCAAACCGAACGAATTTATTAGGCTTGAGGTAGATGTGGTGCGGGCGAACCCGCACCACATCTACCCAATACGTAAGTCCTATTATAAAGATTCTAAGGTCTAAAACTCATCGAACTCCTAACAAACTAATTTTGGGCTAGATGCTTTGAAACCTAATCTATTCAATACTTTTGTATCATTTAGTATTCTCGTAGGCTCTCATTCGTTGGAGACTCAAGATAAATATATAGATTTCTTATGGATTTATTTGTACTGAAATGAGCACCGCAGGACATTTATTGCTAATCTTGCGTTAACTTAAAGCAAGATCTTGAAATCTTTAAAAACAACTATCGCGTAGGTGCGCTACCTATCATTCTTATGGAAGCTTTCAATCCGATTCCTCCAGAGTGGGTCGAAAAGGCGACACATGCCCATGGTTTTTGTTGTTCTAAATGTGGACAGCCACCAAGTAAAGCTGAAGCTGTGTGGATTAACCGTCGATCGCCTGTTTATACGGAAAACCATCAACGCAAGTGGCAAGAATTTTATCAATGTGAGTGCCAATCAGCTTGGTGGGCTTGGAGCAATGATCGTCCACCATCAGAATTTAGTGATCGCGCTCTGCGAAAAAACCATGATGACAATTTGAACTGAGTAAATGAGGAGATCGCAAGTTGTCTTAATTTTAGCTTTGTTTTTTGTGGCAGGAGCCTATGCTAGCTTTTTGCCAGATTGGACAGGCTTTTTTACAGTATTTGCCATCGGTTTTGCCTTGTCTTTGGTGGTTCCTACTATCTGGAGATTGGGACCGAAGCGTTGGGTTTATCTCTTAGCAACTTTAATAGCTGTTTTTGCTTGTTTCTATGTCAGACTTCGCACGCCACAGCCCCAAGTCAATGACATTTCTAAATATGCACCTCTATCCAATGTAATCGTGCGAGGAACTGTGGTGGAAGCACCTAGTTTGACCCGTAGTGAGAGGGCTAAGTTTTTATTAGAGGTTAAGGAAATTAATCCCTCTGGCAAGTTAAGTGTTAAAGATTCTAGACAAAATACTGAAAATCAGCCCAGTAACGCAAATGTAGAGTCTGATGAGGCTAATAAGTTTGTGGCAGCTTCAGGGAAGCTATATATCACTGTTCCATTGATTGAGGTGACGGGTTTACGGTCAGGACAGGCGATCGAACTTTCAGGAAGATTATATTTGCCCAATCGTGCCGATAATTTTGGAGCCTTTGATTTTAAGTCCTATTTAGCGCGTCAAGGTGTATTTGCGGGATTAAGTGGTCGATCGCTAGTTTTGCAAGGCGATCCACCAAATTTTGGCGAATGGTGGTTTATCAGCAAGATTGTCCGCGCCCATGTGATGGGGGCAGGTGTCCCTGAAGGTTCGTTACTTAGCTCCTTAGTCTTGGGAAGTCGAGCCGTAGATTTACCCAGCGATTTAAAAGATACCTTTATTCAAGCGGGATTAGCTGCTGTTTTAGCAGCGTCAGGCTTTCAGGTAACATTGGTACTCGGAGCCGCGATCGCAATTAGTCGCAATAGTTCATTAAAACTGCAATTTTTAATTGGGAGCATTTGCTTAGGCGGATATTTATTACTGACAGGGGCAAGCCCATCAATTTTGCGAGCTGTTGTGATGGGATTTGGTAGCCTGATCGGTCTAGTTGTCCAACGCCGAAGCCGTCCTATAACTGGTTTGGTAGTTACGGCGGTATTGCTATTATTCTATCAACCTCTCTGGATTTGGGATTTGGGTTTTCAGTTTAGTTTTCTGGCAACCTTTGGGCTACTCACAACCTCAAGGTCAATTTTTGAGCGTTTAGAATGGCTACCACCTGCGATCGCTGAATTACTATCTGTGCCAATTGCTGCTTATATTTGGACATTGCCATTACAACTATTAGTATTTGGCAAACTGACTCCCTATAGCCTACTAGCTAATTTAATCACTACACCACTTGTATCCATCTCGACTTATGGTGGCATCATCAGTGGAGTATTGGGTATTATCTTTGTCCCTATGGGTGCAGGGATCGCATGGTTGCTCTATCCTTTGTTACATTGGACAATAGACCTTGCTCAATGGATTAACACTCTACCCAACGCTAATACAAACGTTGGCACAATCCATCTCTGGCAGATGTTGTTTGCCTACGCTTTATTTATGGCAATTTGGCTTGTGCCCTGGTTTGGCAAAATGCAGCGCTGGACAATTGCCTTTGTGCTTGCTTGCGTAGTGCTATTTGTCCCCAATGCAATCGCCCAATCAACTAGCTTTCAGGTGACATTACCAGCATTTAATGATGTGCCGATTATGTTTATTAGAAATCAAAATCAAACGGTACTAATTAATAGCGGCGATCAGCAATTTGCCACTTTCACCTTGCAGCCACTATTACAAAAACTAGGGGTAAATCGCATAGACTGGGCAATTTCTACGGATACCCAACCTGATGTCAGTGATGGCTGGAATGCCTTAATTTCTAACTCTATAGCGATCGCCCAGTTTCGAGATATTAGCCTCGGTGTCACACCCAAACCCTATCAAAATCTCCAACAAGCTCTTGCATCTGCTAAAACCCCCTTAGCTTCGATTAAAACAGGTGAAACACTCACCATTAATAATCAAGTGGAGGTGCAATTAGTTAATCAATCTCCTGATATCATCAAAATCAAAACGGGAGGGCTATCTTGGTTACTCCTTGCCAATATTGATCAAAAAGCACAACAGGTAATAATTTCTCAAAAAAACCTACTCCCAAAATTAGCCGCTAATATTCTCTGGTGGACAGGAGGACAGATTGATCGCAAAATTTTGGACGCAATCACTCCTCAAATTGCGATCGCCTCAGCAACTAGTGTTGGCGAAGAAATGGTGAATCAACTTTATGAAGCTAAAGTCCGCGTTTTCTGGACAGGTCGTGATGGTTCTATCCAATGGAATCCAGACAAAGATTTTCATACTCTGCGTGATCAACAGGATTCGCGATCGCCAATTTGATTTACTAATTTGATTTAAAGATATATAGCCAATGGAATTGCTATTACAACAGCTAAAAAAAATTTTCTATCATCGCTCATTTTGGATATTTGTAACCCTTAGTTGTTTAGCCATATTACATCTCTACTTTGTTTGGCGCACCTCAGATAAAATTCCATCATTGATTGATGTTTTAGGATGGATTAGTATCGGATTCTTGCTGTGGAAACGCAAATATAGTCTTAAATTTCGTGGAAGTATTGCAGCATCAATCATTGGTCTAGCTTTAATCTTATGGATGCTGATTCGACATATATTAGGGCAGCATTATTTATCAAAAGTTGATGTATTATACGGTTGCTTTCCTGTAATTACCTGCATTGGGCTTTTACTAATCACCTCAGGATTTAGAAAGTTAATCACTTATAAGAATGAACTTTTTATCGCCGCCCTAATTTCACTGCCCTATGCATCTCTATATAATTTCTTGAAACCAGTCATCAATCTTGATGCCCAATTATTAAACTTTATGTTGCATTATCTCGGATTTCAAACTACTAGAAAAGGAGCGATTGTATATCTAGCTAATGGCTCAGTTGAAGTCATGCCCAGTTGTTCTAGTGTTGGACCAATACTAACAATGTTACCATTTATTGTTGTTTTACTAAGTATTTATCCTACAAGAAAATCACAAAAATTCTTTGTTTATATTAGCTCAATTTTTGCAATTATTTTAATCAATTGCCTTCGACTATCTTTACTTGCCATACTTTTAGATAGAGGTGATATTGATGGTTTTAATTATTGGCATACAGGCGGTGGTGCAGGTATTTTCTCAAATCTAATTGTTTTTCTAATTGGTGGTCTATCTTATAAATTTTTAAACAAATCCTACGAATCAAATCTACAATCTATATCAATAAAAAATAAAATATAACCTACAAAATAATCCATAAGCTTCTAACTTTATCATCAATATATAAAATTTATGGCTCAAATATATTTGATTCCAACATATCAAGATCGAAAATCAAGACTGATATCTTTAAAAAAATTTAAAATATTTTGCTTGGTGATCGTGCTTATTACAAGCTGCATTGCCATCATTATTTCACTATCTAATACTTTACCCAAAAACAGATCCAAATATCAACTTCCTAGTCAAATATCGATGGCTAAATGGCAACTAAATTCTACCAATAATTTGCCAAAAGCATTACAAAATGGTGCACTCTCTGCAAGACAATATTTATATAGTTCATCATTACAATCTGATTTTAGATATGACTTAAGGATTGACGCATTATATATTAATGGAGTTGTGTCAATACCTAAGTCATTAGATATCATCGGCTTAAAATATCCTAGTAATAATTCAAGAATTCACTATTTAGATAAAGTGGGATATTATGCTTTATTCTTCGATCAAGAAAGGGCTTATTTATCATCATGTATTAATTCATATGGATTTACAACTGTGACTGAAGATCAATTCATTTACCATCGTCCCCTTGATTTAAGTTTTAGTCACATCAGTGCTTATTTGATTGGGACTCGGGATTTGTTTGATAGTCGCTGCTTATTGTCAACTTTATCAATTCCACTTGGCAAAAATACTATGGCTGAACTACAAAAAAACTCTATAGAAAAAAAAGCTCAAATTTTAGAAAAAGCATGGATTGAGTGGCATCAAAATTGGAAAGATTATTTCCCCATAAACTAGATCAAATGTATTCAATCAAAAGCTTTGTTAGTTTGAATAAATAAAATTAGAGGTATATATGCAGGATATTCAAGTCCCAGCTATGGGAAGACAAACGTTTAGTACTTTTAGAGGTATTGGCTATTTGCTAATGTCTTTATTCTTTTTAGATTTCTTTACGATTATGATCCCTACAAAGTTTACGGATGCAGTTTGGGAACTAAATACTTATGGTCAAATTGTTGAAAGAGTTCCTCTTTTACTTTTATCTTTTTCCCTAATATTTTTTGGAGAATATAGC includes:
- the recR gene encoding recombination mediator RecR, with protein sequence MLLHVFAVLYTRPLANLIEQLQRLPGVGAKTAQRLSLHIIKRPTEEIEALAQALLQAKQQVGSCSVCGHLSAEPICEICAHPSRDNSVICVVADSRDLIALEKTREYRGKYHVLGGLISPMDGISPDQLNIQSLVRRVSGNKVSEVIMAIAPSVEGETTTLYVGGLLKPFTKVTRIAFGIPMGGDLEYADEVTLAKAIEGRRELDF
- a CDS encoding PP2C family protein-serine/threonine phosphatase, whose protein sequence is MKCLFAGATDTGCVRSANQDSYYIDPDGRFFVVADGMGGHAGGEIASKIAVDSIRACLEFFWDAEIDPQKLMQDAIDKANQAIINDQKANPVRSDMGTTVVLLLFRDERPWFCHIGDSRLYRLRGTKLEQISDDHTWIARAIQTGIVNAHDAKIHPWRHMLLQCLGREDLKSITAREIEWQPGDRFLICSDGLTEEVTDARITHHLKSILNCQQAAEALIDSAKKHGGRDNITVVIVSNELNPNS
- a CDS encoding ABC1 kinase family protein, which codes for MSALSSEPNYRWSRDNYSELARTIDIWRNVLTFSWMIWLDGKKWSYIGGKTEVKVKKRTRQRAIWLRESMLQLGPTFIKVGQLLSTRADILPAESVEELSKLQDKVPAFTAEKAKQIIESDLGKPVEKIFAYFDPIPLAAASLGQVHKAQLHSGEEIVVKVQRPGLLKLFAIDLGILKKIAEYFQNHPKYGRGRDWVGIYEECHKILYEEADYLNEGRNADTFRRNFRGDRRIIVPRVYWRYASRKVLTLEYMPGIKVSNYDALEAAGIDRKIIARIGAESYLEQLLNHGFFHADPHPGNLAVTGKGELIFYDFGMMGQIQTITRDKLLRTFFGIAQKDAEAVVNSLIDLGALEVKGDIGPIRRSVQYMLDNFMGQPKDKQSVAAISDDLYDIAYDQPFRFPATFTFVMRALSTLEGLGKGLDPNFNFMEVAKPYATNLMENGSAKESGNLSTAFFGELGRQAAQVSNTAIALPRRIDDTLAKLDRGDIRVRIKSQETDRLLRRLSNVGIGAIYALLGATCLLCATLLLVNGWHIPAIMATLFAIVFVLVLLRLLSRIDRPER
- a CDS encoding ComEC/Rec2 family competence protein — protein: MRRSQVVLILALFFVAGAYASFLPDWTGFFTVFAIGFALSLVVPTIWRLGPKRWVYLLATLIAVFACFYVRLRTPQPQVNDISKYAPLSNVIVRGTVVEAPSLTRSERAKFLLEVKEINPSGKLSVKDSRQNTENQPSNANVESDEANKFVAASGKLYITVPLIEVTGLRSGQAIELSGRLYLPNRADNFGAFDFKSYLARQGVFAGLSGRSLVLQGDPPNFGEWWFISKIVRAHVMGAGVPEGSLLSSLVLGSRAVDLPSDLKDTFIQAGLAAVLAASGFQVTLVLGAAIAISRNSSLKLQFLIGSICLGGYLLLTGASPSILRAVVMGFGSLIGLVVQRRSRPITGLVVTAVLLLFYQPLWIWDLGFQFSFLATFGLLTTSRSIFERLEWLPPAIAELLSVPIAAYIWTLPLQLLVFGKLTPYSLLANLITTPLVSISTYGGIISGVLGIIFVPMGAGIAWLLYPLLHWTIDLAQWINTLPNANTNVGTIHLWQMLFAYALFMAIWLVPWFGKMQRWTIAFVLACVVLFVPNAIAQSTSFQVTLPAFNDVPIMFIRNQNQTVLINSGDQQFATFTLQPLLQKLGVNRIDWAISTDTQPDVSDGWNALISNSIAIAQFRDISLGVTPKPYQNLQQALASAKTPLASIKTGETLTINNQVEVQLVNQSPDIIKIKTGGLSWLLLANIDQKAQQVIISQKNLLPKLAANILWWTGGQIDRKILDAITPQIAIASATSVGEEMVNQLYEAKVRVFWTGRDGSIQWNPDKDFHTLRDQQDSRSPI
- a CDS encoding archaeosortase/exosortase family protein codes for the protein MELLLQQLKKIFYHRSFWIFVTLSCLAILHLYFVWRTSDKIPSLIDVLGWISIGFLLWKRKYSLKFRGSIAASIIGLALILWMLIRHILGQHYLSKVDVLYGCFPVITCIGLLLITSGFRKLITYKNELFIAALISLPYASLYNFLKPVINLDAQLLNFMLHYLGFQTTRKGAIVYLANGSVEVMPSCSSVGPILTMLPFIVVLLSIYPTRKSQKFFVYISSIFAIILINCLRLSLLAILLDRGDIDGFNYWHTGGGAGIFSNLIVFLIGGLSYKFLNKSYESNLQSISIKNKI
- a CDS encoding cyanoexosortase A system-associated protein, with translation MAQIYLIPTYQDRKSRLISLKKFKIFCLVIVLITSCIAIIISLSNTLPKNRSKYQLPSQISMAKWQLNSTNNLPKALQNGALSARQYLYSSSLQSDFRYDLRIDALYINGVVSIPKSLDIIGLKYPSNNSRIHYLDKVGYYALFFDQERAYLSSCINSYGFTTVTEDQFIYHRPLDLSFSHISAYLIGTRDLFDSRCLLSTLSIPLGKNTMAELQKNSIEKKAQILEKAWIEWHQNWKDYFPIN